A genomic segment from Nicotiana tabacum cultivar K326 chromosome 9, ASM71507v2, whole genome shotgun sequence encodes:
- the LOC107799855 gene encoding uncharacterized protein LOC107799855 isoform X1: MADSSSSSTTTSSWASMLTGKSDAEIEELLDRMLTRLALCDDSKLQDLLTKLLPLSIASLSSSAPLVRNKVLEILSHVNKRVKHQHDIGLPLSDLWQLYRESNASLMVRNFCIMYVEMAVERARKEDKENMAPNFLANISKLPIQHQDILLRVITKVIGECHSAQVSDEVAAIFRRFGDLPDHKIFLEFCLHMVLYQPTSQSSACPAGLSITQCDRVTGKRQLTSDYLRNVKLGILNVVQAMELPTELVYPLYVSASADCQESIVKRGEELLKKNASVVNLEDAKLVSKLFVLFNGTAGTDQIPPESRVSPGNPSLRAKLVSIFCRSITAANSFPLTLQCIFGCIYGSNTTSRLKQLGMEFTVWVFKHGAMDQLRLMGPVILTGILKSLDGYSASESDTIARETKSFAFQAIGLLAKRMPQLFREKVDVARRLFDALQSEAQFLRLTIQEATNSLAFAYKDAPHDVLNDLESLLLRSSQVEESEVRFCAIRWATLLFDMQHCPSRFICMLGAADPKLDIREIALEGLFPDEDQRKAVSKSLNLKYPKFSDMLAYIIQQQPAVLDSASVGGPKLHFPSKAYVAMIKFLLRCFEADMKQNNLVEGADFSVAVERLCLLLEHAMAHEGSVDLHANASKALISIGSHIPQVMASRYVDKITWMRQFLGHIDFDTRESISRLIGIASCSLSLHSLSDLITELISIIGTAPKLRFEMQHGVLCTLGYVTANCMSRAVSIPETLLQSTLKCLVDVVNSETATLASFAMQALGHIGLCIPLPLLLVDSSSVPILVVLREKLSKLLAGDDVKAVQRIVISLGHLCVKESSSSHLNIALDLIFSLSQSKVEDILFAAGEALSFLWGGVPVTADMILKSNYTSLSMSSNFLMGDVSSSMPSSSCVDSKANEEGHGTVRDAITRKLFDNLLYSSRKQERCAGTVWLLSLTMYCGQHHAIQKLLPDIQEAFSHLLAEQNELTQELASQGLSVVYELGDASMKKNLVNALVGTLTGSGKRKRAVKLVEESEVFHEGAIGESPSGGKLSTYKELCNLANEMGQPDLIYKFMDLANYQASLNSKRGAAFGFSKIAKHAGDALQPYLRALVPRLVRYQYDPDKNVQDAMTHIWRSLIPDSKKTIDEHFDLVMDDLLTQSGSRLWRSREASCHALSDVIQGRKFDQVEKHLKRIWTTAFRAMDDIKESVRNSGDRLCRAITALTLRLCDVSLTPVLEATKTMEIVLPLLLSEGIMSKVENIRKASIGVVTKLTKGAGIALRPHLPDLVCCMLESLSSLEDQGLNYVELHAANVGIQTEKLENLRISIAKGSPMWETLDRCVDVIDSQSLELLVPRVAQLVRVGVGLNTRVGVANFISLLAQKVGVNIKPFTTMLLRLLFQAVKEERSGTSKRAFANACATVLKYATPSQAQKLIEDTAALHLGDKNEQISCAVLLKCYFSTAADVLGGYNDVIVPVIFMSRFEDEKSVSCLYEEMWEENMSSERATLQLYLGEIVELISGGIMSSSWSSKRKAAQAISKLCDTLGEVVSSQHHVLLSSLLKEIPGRLWEGKDAVLCALSSLCMSCHKAISAADPDSPNAILSLILSACTKKAKKYREAAFSCLEQVIKAFNNPDFFNKAFPQLFDMCSLQIKGDEEDFSSAHDKIVNCVTASIHIARTSDIIQQQKHLIEFFLISLSPNFPWAVKVSVFSSIKELCSKLHTQTVDSQDTSQYTSIVAFVHELFCKTSVKVLEIIQTVKIAQVHIAASECLLEMVNLLKATGQLPGGEVAVSREFVQVYDVEKNEHAKSLLKRCIDILENLEKEHKVSS, encoded by the exons ATGGCGgactcttcttcctcttctacAACGACGTCGTCTTGGGCATCTATGCTCACTGGAAAATCGGATGCTGAGATTGAGGAACTCCTTGATCGAATGCTTACAAGGCTCGCACTTTGCGATGACTCAAAACTACAAGACTTGCTCACCAAGCTTCTCCCTCTCTCCATTGCTTCACTTTCCTCGTCAGCCCCTCTTGTCCGCAACAAA GTACTTGAGATTCTAAGCCATGTGAACAAGAGAGTAAAGCACCAGCATGACATTGGTTTGCCATTATCTGATCTGTGGCAGTTATATAGGGAATCTAATGCCTCATTAATGGTTAGGAATTTCTGCATCATGTATGTTGAGATGGCAGTTGAACGCGCAAGAAAGGAG GATAAAGAAAATATGGCACCTAACTTTTTAGCTAACATTTCAAAGCTACCTATTCAACATCAAGATATACTATTGAGGGTCATTACCAAG GTGATTGGAGAGTGCCATTCTGCTCAAGTAAGTGATGAAGTAGCTGCAATATTTCGAAGATTTGGTGATCTGCCAGACCACAAGATATTTCTTGAATTTTGCCTACACATGGTTTTATATCAACCAACTTCTCAAAG CAGCGCTTGCCCTGCCGGACTTTCAATTACTCAATGTGATCGTGTCACTGGGAAACGACAATTGACAAGTGACTATTTAAGAAATGTGAAG TTGGGAATCTTGAATGTTGTCCAAGCCATGGAACTGCCTACAGAACTTGTTTATCCCCTCTATGTGTCTGCCTCTGCAGATTG TCAAGAGTCTATTGTTAAGAGAGGAGAGGAGCTTCTGAAGAAGAATGCTTCTGTTGTGAATTTGGAGGATGCAAAACTCGTGAGCAAACTGTTTGTGCTATTTAATG GTACTGCTGGAACTGACCAGATTCCACCAGAGTCTAGAGTCAGTCCTGGAAATCCATCTTTGAGAGCAAAACTGGTGTCTATTTTTTGCCGATCAATTACAGCAGCAAACAGTTTTCCGTTGACTTTACAGTGTATTTTTGGCTGCATATATG GAAGTAATACAACATCAAGGTTGAAGCAGTTGGGAATGGAGTTCACTGTATGGGTCTTCAAGCAT GGAGCAATGGACCAATTGAGGCTTATGGGCCCTGTTATACTGACTGGAATTCTGAAATCTCTTGATGGTTATTCAGCATCAGAGTCAG ATACTATTGCGCGGGAGACCAAATCATTTGCCTTCCAAGCAATTGGCTTGCTTGCTAAGCGGATGCCTCAACTTTTTAG AGAAAAAGTCGATGTTGCTAGAAGGTTGTTTGATGCCCTGCAATCTGAGGCCCAATTTCTTCGTCTTACTATTCAAGAAGCTACAAATTCCCTTGCTTTTGCTTACAAG GATGCACCACATGATGTATTAAATGATCTGGAGTCGCTTCTTCTGAGAAGTTCTCAAGTG GAGGAAAGCGAAGTGCGCTTTTGTGCTATCAGATGGGCGACCTTGTTGTTTGACATGCAGCATTGCCCAAGCCGATTTATTTGTATGCTTGGAGCTGCTGATCCTAAGCTGGATATAAG GGAAATTGCATTAGAAGGTTTGTTTCCTGATGAAGATCAAAGGAAAGCAGTAAGCAAAAGCCTCAACTTGAAGTACCCAAAATTTTCTGACATGCTAGCCTATATTATCCAACAGCAGCCTGCTGTGTTGGATTCTGCTAGTGTGGGAGGTCCAAAGCTTCATTTTCCATCTAAAGCTTATGTGGCTATGATCAAGTTTTTGTTAAGGTGCTTTGAggcagatatgaagcaaaataattTGGTAGAAGGTGCCGATTTTTCAGTTGCAGTTGAGAGATTATGTTTGCTTCTAGAACATGCAATGGCTCACGAAGGTTCTGTTGACCTGCATGCTAATGCCTCCAAAGCTCTTATATCTATTGGATCTCATATTCCCCAG GTGATGGCTTCAAGATATGTTGATAAAATCACATGGATGAGGCAATTTCTGGGACATATTGACTTTGATACACGCGAATCTATATCTCGCTTAATTGGAATTGCTTCCTGCTCACTTTCTCTCCACAGTTTGTCTGATCTTATAACTGAGTTGATCTCCATAATTGGTACAGCACCTAAGTTAAG GTTTGAGATGCAGCATGGCGTGCTATGTACTTTAGGATATGTTACTGCAAATTGCATGTCAAGAGCTGTTTCT ATCCCAGAAACTTTACTCCAGAGCACACTTAAATGTTTGGTCGATGTTGTCAATTCGGAGACTGCCACACTGGCTTCTTTTGCAATGCAAGCGCTGGGCCATATTGGACTTTGTATCCCATTGCCTCTCCTGCTCGTAGACTCTAGTTCAG TTCCTATATTGGTTGTCTTGCGTGAAAAATTAAGCAAGCTGCTTGCTGGTGATGACGTGAAAGCAGTTCAGAGAATTGTTATTTCCTTGGGGCACTTGTGTGTCAAGGAGTCATCGTCTTCACATCTAAATATTGCTCTTGACCTGATTTTCAGTCTTAGCCAGTCGAAGGTAG AAGATATCTTGTTTGCTGCTGGGGAGGCATTGTCATTTTTATGGGGTGGTGTTCCTGTTACTGCTGACATGATTCTTAAGAGTAACTACACTTCACTTTCCATGAGTTCGAACtttttgatgggagatgtgtcTTCTTCAATGCCAAGCTCTAGCTGTGTGGACTCTAAAGCCAATGAAGAAGGCCATGGTACTGTTAGAGATGCAATCACTAGAAAGCTTTTTGACAATCTATTATACAGTAGCCGGAAACAAGAGCGCTGTGCTGGCACTGTCTGGCTTTTGTCACTGACAATGTATTGTGGTCAACACCATGCTATCCAGAAACTGCTTCCTGACATCCAG GAAGCATTCTCTCACCTTCTGGCTGAGCAGAATGAGCTTACCCAGGAGCTGGCATCTCAGGGCCTTAGTGTTGTATATGAGCTTGGAGATGCTTCTATGAAGAAAAACTTAGTGAATGCTCTTGTTGGCACTCTTACTGGCTCAGGGAAGAGGAAAAGGGCTGTTAAG CTTGTAGAAGAGTCTGAAGTGTTTCACGAGGGTGCAATTGGTGAAAGTCCTAGTGGAGGGAAATTAAGTACTTACAAGGAGCTTTGCAACTTGGCAAACGAGATGGGGCAGCCGGACTTGATTTATAAGTTCATGGACTTGGCCAATTATCAGGCATCTTTGAATTCTAAAAGAGGTGCGGCCTTTGGGTTCTCCAAGATAGCCAAGCATGCTGGGGATGCTCTGCAACCTTACTTGCGAGCTCTTGTTCCAAGACTGGTTCGTTATCAGTATGATCCTGATAAGAATGTGCAG GATGCAATGACACATATTTGGAGATCACTGATTCCAGATTCAAAAAAGACAATTGATGAGCATTTCGATCTTGTTATGGATGATCTTTTGACTCAAAGCGGATCTCGACTTTGGCGATCACGAGAGGCTTCTTGTCATGCACTTTCCGATGTAATCCAAGGACGTAAATTTGATCAG GTTGAGAAGCACCTAAAAAGAATATGGACTACTGCTTTCCGTGCAATGGATGACATAAAGGAGTCTGTACGAAATTCGGGTGACAGATTATGCCGGGCTATCACTGCTCTAACACTGAGGTTATGTGATGTTTCTCTCACACCAGTTTTGGAGGCAACAAAGACAATGGAGATTGTGTTGCCGTTACTGCTATCTGAAGGCATAATGAGTAAGGTTGAAAACATTCGGAAGGCATCCATTGGAGTGGTTACAAAACTCACGAAG GGTGCAGGTATTGCTCTTCGGCCGCATCTACCTGATCTAGTCTGCTGCATGCTTGAAAGCTTATCAAGCCTGGAAGACCAGGGGTTAAATTATGTTGAG TTGCACGCAGCAAATGTTGGAATACAAACAGAAAAGCTTGAAAACCTCCGTATATCAATAGCAAAGGGCTCTCCAATGTGGGAAACTCTTGATCGTTGTGTTGATGTTATTGATTCCCAGTCATTGGAATTATTGGTACCTCGTGTCGCTCAGTTAGTTCGTGTTGGTGTTGGATTAAATACCAG GGTTGGTGTAGCAAATTTTATAAGCTTGTTAGCACAGAAAGTTGGTGTAAATATCAAACCTTTTACAACCATGCTACTGAGACTTCTATTTCAAGCTGTCAAGGAGGAAAGAAGTGGTACATCAAAACGTGCGtttgcaaatgcttgtgctacaGTTCTGAAGTATGCGACTCCTTCTCAGGCCCAGAAGTTGATTGAAGACACTGCTGCTTTACATCTTGGAGACAAGAATGAACAAATTTCATGTGCAGTTTTATTGAAATGCTACTTTTCCACGGCTGCTGATGTTTTGGGTGGATATAATGACGTGATTGTGCCAGTTATATTTATGTCAAG ATTTGAAGATGAAAAATCTGTTTCTTGTCTGTATGAAGAAATGTGGGAAGAAAATATGAGTAGTGAACGGGCTACTCTTCAATTGTACTTGGGGGAGATCGTTGAGCTTATCAGTGGAGGAATTATGTCATCCTCATGGTCTAGTAAACGGAAG GCTGCTCAGGCAATCAGTAAGCTATGTGACACCCTTGGTGAGGTGGTATCCTCACAGCACCATGTTCTGCTCTCATCTCTCTTGAAGGAAATACCTGGACGCCTATGGGAG GGAAAGGACGCAGTACTCTGTGCGTTATCTTCACTCTGTATGTCGTGTCATAAAGCAATTTCTGCTGCTGATCCCGACTCTCCAAATGCCATTTTGAGTCTCATATTATCTGCATGCACAAAAAAAGCCAAAAAGTACCGCGAAGCAGCTTTCTCCTGTCTTGAGCAG GTTATAAAGGcattcaataatccagacttctTCAATAAAGCTTTTCCACAATTATTTGACATGTGCAGTCTGCAAATTAAAG GAGACGAGGAGGATTTTTCTTCTGCACATGACAAGATAGTAAATTGTGTAACAGCAAGCATTCACATAGCACGCACATCTGATATTATTCAACAGCAGAAGCACTTGATTGAGTTTTTCTTAATTTCACTTTCACCTAACTTTCCATGGGCAG TTAAAGTGTCTGTTTTTTCCTCAATTAAGGAGCTATGCTCAAAGCTGCACACACAGACGGTTGATTCTCAGGATACTTCTCAATATACCAGCATAGTTGCTTTTGTTCATGAG TTGTTCTGCAAAACCTCTGTGAAAGTACTTGAAATTATACAAACAGTAAAAATTgctcag GTTCACATTGCAGCTTCAGAGTGCCTGCTGGAAATGGTGAACTTATTGAAAGCGACTGGACAGTTGCCTGGTGGAGAAGTGGCAGTCAGCCGTGAGTTTGTGCAAGTCTATGATGTGGAAAAGAATGAGCATGCTAAGTCTTTGCTCAAGAGATGCATTGACATTCTAGAAAACCTCGAAAAAGAGCACAAAGTTTCAAGTTGA
- the LOC107799855 gene encoding uncharacterized protein LOC107799855 isoform X2 — translation MADSSSSSTTTSSWASMLTGKSDAEIEELLDRMLTRLALCDDSKLQDLLTKLLPLSIASLSSSAPLVRNKVLEILSHVNKRVKHQHDIGLPLSDLWQLYRESNASLMVRNFCIMYVEMAVERARKEDKENMAPNFLANISKLPIQHQDILLRVITKVIGECHSAQVSDEVAAIFRRFGDLPDHKIFLEFCLHMVLYQPTSQSACPAGLSITQCDRVTGKRQLTSDYLRNVKLGILNVVQAMELPTELVYPLYVSASADCQESIVKRGEELLKKNASVVNLEDAKLVSKLFVLFNGTAGTDQIPPESRVSPGNPSLRAKLVSIFCRSITAANSFPLTLQCIFGCIYGSNTTSRLKQLGMEFTVWVFKHGAMDQLRLMGPVILTGILKSLDGYSASESDTIARETKSFAFQAIGLLAKRMPQLFREKVDVARRLFDALQSEAQFLRLTIQEATNSLAFAYKDAPHDVLNDLESLLLRSSQVEESEVRFCAIRWATLLFDMQHCPSRFICMLGAADPKLDIREIALEGLFPDEDQRKAVSKSLNLKYPKFSDMLAYIIQQQPAVLDSASVGGPKLHFPSKAYVAMIKFLLRCFEADMKQNNLVEGADFSVAVERLCLLLEHAMAHEGSVDLHANASKALISIGSHIPQVMASRYVDKITWMRQFLGHIDFDTRESISRLIGIASCSLSLHSLSDLITELISIIGTAPKLRFEMQHGVLCTLGYVTANCMSRAVSIPETLLQSTLKCLVDVVNSETATLASFAMQALGHIGLCIPLPLLLVDSSSVPILVVLREKLSKLLAGDDVKAVQRIVISLGHLCVKESSSSHLNIALDLIFSLSQSKVEDILFAAGEALSFLWGGVPVTADMILKSNYTSLSMSSNFLMGDVSSSMPSSSCVDSKANEEGHGTVRDAITRKLFDNLLYSSRKQERCAGTVWLLSLTMYCGQHHAIQKLLPDIQEAFSHLLAEQNELTQELASQGLSVVYELGDASMKKNLVNALVGTLTGSGKRKRAVKLVEESEVFHEGAIGESPSGGKLSTYKELCNLANEMGQPDLIYKFMDLANYQASLNSKRGAAFGFSKIAKHAGDALQPYLRALVPRLVRYQYDPDKNVQDAMTHIWRSLIPDSKKTIDEHFDLVMDDLLTQSGSRLWRSREASCHALSDVIQGRKFDQVEKHLKRIWTTAFRAMDDIKESVRNSGDRLCRAITALTLRLCDVSLTPVLEATKTMEIVLPLLLSEGIMSKVENIRKASIGVVTKLTKGAGIALRPHLPDLVCCMLESLSSLEDQGLNYVELHAANVGIQTEKLENLRISIAKGSPMWETLDRCVDVIDSQSLELLVPRVAQLVRVGVGLNTRVGVANFISLLAQKVGVNIKPFTTMLLRLLFQAVKEERSGTSKRAFANACATVLKYATPSQAQKLIEDTAALHLGDKNEQISCAVLLKCYFSTAADVLGGYNDVIVPVIFMSRFEDEKSVSCLYEEMWEENMSSERATLQLYLGEIVELISGGIMSSSWSSKRKAAQAISKLCDTLGEVVSSQHHVLLSSLLKEIPGRLWEGKDAVLCALSSLCMSCHKAISAADPDSPNAILSLILSACTKKAKKYREAAFSCLEQVIKAFNNPDFFNKAFPQLFDMCSLQIKGDEEDFSSAHDKIVNCVTASIHIARTSDIIQQQKHLIEFFLISLSPNFPWAVKVSVFSSIKELCSKLHTQTVDSQDTSQYTSIVAFVHELFCKTSVKVLEIIQTVKIAQVHIAASECLLEMVNLLKATGQLPGGEVAVSREFVQVYDVEKNEHAKSLLKRCIDILENLEKEHKVSS, via the exons ATGGCGgactcttcttcctcttctacAACGACGTCGTCTTGGGCATCTATGCTCACTGGAAAATCGGATGCTGAGATTGAGGAACTCCTTGATCGAATGCTTACAAGGCTCGCACTTTGCGATGACTCAAAACTACAAGACTTGCTCACCAAGCTTCTCCCTCTCTCCATTGCTTCACTTTCCTCGTCAGCCCCTCTTGTCCGCAACAAA GTACTTGAGATTCTAAGCCATGTGAACAAGAGAGTAAAGCACCAGCATGACATTGGTTTGCCATTATCTGATCTGTGGCAGTTATATAGGGAATCTAATGCCTCATTAATGGTTAGGAATTTCTGCATCATGTATGTTGAGATGGCAGTTGAACGCGCAAGAAAGGAG GATAAAGAAAATATGGCACCTAACTTTTTAGCTAACATTTCAAAGCTACCTATTCAACATCAAGATATACTATTGAGGGTCATTACCAAG GTGATTGGAGAGTGCCATTCTGCTCAAGTAAGTGATGAAGTAGCTGCAATATTTCGAAGATTTGGTGATCTGCCAGACCACAAGATATTTCTTGAATTTTGCCTACACATGGTTTTATATCAACCAACTTCTCAAAG CGCTTGCCCTGCCGGACTTTCAATTACTCAATGTGATCGTGTCACTGGGAAACGACAATTGACAAGTGACTATTTAAGAAATGTGAAG TTGGGAATCTTGAATGTTGTCCAAGCCATGGAACTGCCTACAGAACTTGTTTATCCCCTCTATGTGTCTGCCTCTGCAGATTG TCAAGAGTCTATTGTTAAGAGAGGAGAGGAGCTTCTGAAGAAGAATGCTTCTGTTGTGAATTTGGAGGATGCAAAACTCGTGAGCAAACTGTTTGTGCTATTTAATG GTACTGCTGGAACTGACCAGATTCCACCAGAGTCTAGAGTCAGTCCTGGAAATCCATCTTTGAGAGCAAAACTGGTGTCTATTTTTTGCCGATCAATTACAGCAGCAAACAGTTTTCCGTTGACTTTACAGTGTATTTTTGGCTGCATATATG GAAGTAATACAACATCAAGGTTGAAGCAGTTGGGAATGGAGTTCACTGTATGGGTCTTCAAGCAT GGAGCAATGGACCAATTGAGGCTTATGGGCCCTGTTATACTGACTGGAATTCTGAAATCTCTTGATGGTTATTCAGCATCAGAGTCAG ATACTATTGCGCGGGAGACCAAATCATTTGCCTTCCAAGCAATTGGCTTGCTTGCTAAGCGGATGCCTCAACTTTTTAG AGAAAAAGTCGATGTTGCTAGAAGGTTGTTTGATGCCCTGCAATCTGAGGCCCAATTTCTTCGTCTTACTATTCAAGAAGCTACAAATTCCCTTGCTTTTGCTTACAAG GATGCACCACATGATGTATTAAATGATCTGGAGTCGCTTCTTCTGAGAAGTTCTCAAGTG GAGGAAAGCGAAGTGCGCTTTTGTGCTATCAGATGGGCGACCTTGTTGTTTGACATGCAGCATTGCCCAAGCCGATTTATTTGTATGCTTGGAGCTGCTGATCCTAAGCTGGATATAAG GGAAATTGCATTAGAAGGTTTGTTTCCTGATGAAGATCAAAGGAAAGCAGTAAGCAAAAGCCTCAACTTGAAGTACCCAAAATTTTCTGACATGCTAGCCTATATTATCCAACAGCAGCCTGCTGTGTTGGATTCTGCTAGTGTGGGAGGTCCAAAGCTTCATTTTCCATCTAAAGCTTATGTGGCTATGATCAAGTTTTTGTTAAGGTGCTTTGAggcagatatgaagcaaaataattTGGTAGAAGGTGCCGATTTTTCAGTTGCAGTTGAGAGATTATGTTTGCTTCTAGAACATGCAATGGCTCACGAAGGTTCTGTTGACCTGCATGCTAATGCCTCCAAAGCTCTTATATCTATTGGATCTCATATTCCCCAG GTGATGGCTTCAAGATATGTTGATAAAATCACATGGATGAGGCAATTTCTGGGACATATTGACTTTGATACACGCGAATCTATATCTCGCTTAATTGGAATTGCTTCCTGCTCACTTTCTCTCCACAGTTTGTCTGATCTTATAACTGAGTTGATCTCCATAATTGGTACAGCACCTAAGTTAAG GTTTGAGATGCAGCATGGCGTGCTATGTACTTTAGGATATGTTACTGCAAATTGCATGTCAAGAGCTGTTTCT ATCCCAGAAACTTTACTCCAGAGCACACTTAAATGTTTGGTCGATGTTGTCAATTCGGAGACTGCCACACTGGCTTCTTTTGCAATGCAAGCGCTGGGCCATATTGGACTTTGTATCCCATTGCCTCTCCTGCTCGTAGACTCTAGTTCAG TTCCTATATTGGTTGTCTTGCGTGAAAAATTAAGCAAGCTGCTTGCTGGTGATGACGTGAAAGCAGTTCAGAGAATTGTTATTTCCTTGGGGCACTTGTGTGTCAAGGAGTCATCGTCTTCACATCTAAATATTGCTCTTGACCTGATTTTCAGTCTTAGCCAGTCGAAGGTAG AAGATATCTTGTTTGCTGCTGGGGAGGCATTGTCATTTTTATGGGGTGGTGTTCCTGTTACTGCTGACATGATTCTTAAGAGTAACTACACTTCACTTTCCATGAGTTCGAACtttttgatgggagatgtgtcTTCTTCAATGCCAAGCTCTAGCTGTGTGGACTCTAAAGCCAATGAAGAAGGCCATGGTACTGTTAGAGATGCAATCACTAGAAAGCTTTTTGACAATCTATTATACAGTAGCCGGAAACAAGAGCGCTGTGCTGGCACTGTCTGGCTTTTGTCACTGACAATGTATTGTGGTCAACACCATGCTATCCAGAAACTGCTTCCTGACATCCAG GAAGCATTCTCTCACCTTCTGGCTGAGCAGAATGAGCTTACCCAGGAGCTGGCATCTCAGGGCCTTAGTGTTGTATATGAGCTTGGAGATGCTTCTATGAAGAAAAACTTAGTGAATGCTCTTGTTGGCACTCTTACTGGCTCAGGGAAGAGGAAAAGGGCTGTTAAG CTTGTAGAAGAGTCTGAAGTGTTTCACGAGGGTGCAATTGGTGAAAGTCCTAGTGGAGGGAAATTAAGTACTTACAAGGAGCTTTGCAACTTGGCAAACGAGATGGGGCAGCCGGACTTGATTTATAAGTTCATGGACTTGGCCAATTATCAGGCATCTTTGAATTCTAAAAGAGGTGCGGCCTTTGGGTTCTCCAAGATAGCCAAGCATGCTGGGGATGCTCTGCAACCTTACTTGCGAGCTCTTGTTCCAAGACTGGTTCGTTATCAGTATGATCCTGATAAGAATGTGCAG GATGCAATGACACATATTTGGAGATCACTGATTCCAGATTCAAAAAAGACAATTGATGAGCATTTCGATCTTGTTATGGATGATCTTTTGACTCAAAGCGGATCTCGACTTTGGCGATCACGAGAGGCTTCTTGTCATGCACTTTCCGATGTAATCCAAGGACGTAAATTTGATCAG GTTGAGAAGCACCTAAAAAGAATATGGACTACTGCTTTCCGTGCAATGGATGACATAAAGGAGTCTGTACGAAATTCGGGTGACAGATTATGCCGGGCTATCACTGCTCTAACACTGAGGTTATGTGATGTTTCTCTCACACCAGTTTTGGAGGCAACAAAGACAATGGAGATTGTGTTGCCGTTACTGCTATCTGAAGGCATAATGAGTAAGGTTGAAAACATTCGGAAGGCATCCATTGGAGTGGTTACAAAACTCACGAAG GGTGCAGGTATTGCTCTTCGGCCGCATCTACCTGATCTAGTCTGCTGCATGCTTGAAAGCTTATCAAGCCTGGAAGACCAGGGGTTAAATTATGTTGAG TTGCACGCAGCAAATGTTGGAATACAAACAGAAAAGCTTGAAAACCTCCGTATATCAATAGCAAAGGGCTCTCCAATGTGGGAAACTCTTGATCGTTGTGTTGATGTTATTGATTCCCAGTCATTGGAATTATTGGTACCTCGTGTCGCTCAGTTAGTTCGTGTTGGTGTTGGATTAAATACCAG GGTTGGTGTAGCAAATTTTATAAGCTTGTTAGCACAGAAAGTTGGTGTAAATATCAAACCTTTTACAACCATGCTACTGAGACTTCTATTTCAAGCTGTCAAGGAGGAAAGAAGTGGTACATCAAAACGTGCGtttgcaaatgcttgtgctacaGTTCTGAAGTATGCGACTCCTTCTCAGGCCCAGAAGTTGATTGAAGACACTGCTGCTTTACATCTTGGAGACAAGAATGAACAAATTTCATGTGCAGTTTTATTGAAATGCTACTTTTCCACGGCTGCTGATGTTTTGGGTGGATATAATGACGTGATTGTGCCAGTTATATTTATGTCAAG ATTTGAAGATGAAAAATCTGTTTCTTGTCTGTATGAAGAAATGTGGGAAGAAAATATGAGTAGTGAACGGGCTACTCTTCAATTGTACTTGGGGGAGATCGTTGAGCTTATCAGTGGAGGAATTATGTCATCCTCATGGTCTAGTAAACGGAAG GCTGCTCAGGCAATCAGTAAGCTATGTGACACCCTTGGTGAGGTGGTATCCTCACAGCACCATGTTCTGCTCTCATCTCTCTTGAAGGAAATACCTGGACGCCTATGGGAG GGAAAGGACGCAGTACTCTGTGCGTTATCTTCACTCTGTATGTCGTGTCATAAAGCAATTTCTGCTGCTGATCCCGACTCTCCAAATGCCATTTTGAGTCTCATATTATCTGCATGCACAAAAAAAGCCAAAAAGTACCGCGAAGCAGCTTTCTCCTGTCTTGAGCAG GTTATAAAGGcattcaataatccagacttctTCAATAAAGCTTTTCCACAATTATTTGACATGTGCAGTCTGCAAATTAAAG GAGACGAGGAGGATTTTTCTTCTGCACATGACAAGATAGTAAATTGTGTAACAGCAAGCATTCACATAGCACGCACATCTGATATTATTCAACAGCAGAAGCACTTGATTGAGTTTTTCTTAATTTCACTTTCACCTAACTTTCCATGGGCAG TTAAAGTGTCTGTTTTTTCCTCAATTAAGGAGCTATGCTCAAAGCTGCACACACAGACGGTTGATTCTCAGGATACTTCTCAATATACCAGCATAGTTGCTTTTGTTCATGAG TTGTTCTGCAAAACCTCTGTGAAAGTACTTGAAATTATACAAACAGTAAAAATTgctcag GTTCACATTGCAGCTTCAGAGTGCCTGCTGGAAATGGTGAACTTATTGAAAGCGACTGGACAGTTGCCTGGTGGAGAAGTGGCAGTCAGCCGTGAGTTTGTGCAAGTCTATGATGTGGAAAAGAATGAGCATGCTAAGTCTTTGCTCAAGAGATGCATTGACATTCTAGAAAACCTCGAAAAAGAGCACAAAGTTTCAAGTTGA